In one Flammeovirga yaeyamensis genomic region, the following are encoded:
- a CDS encoding ribbon-helix-helix domain-containing protein, which produces MTEPNDKWLKEQVDSKEYSSKSELVNDLIRQARKQQSQIDWIKSKIEKAEKSGFTQDSKEEILSQAKTSLNG; this is translated from the coding sequence CTGACTGAACCAAACGATAAATGGTTAAAGGAGCAAGTTGACAGTAAAGAATATTCAAGTAAAAGTGAGTTGGTAAATGATTTAATTCGTCAAGCGAGAAAGCAACAATCTCAAATTGATTGGATTAAATCTAAAATTGAGAAAGCTGAAAAAAGTGGTTTTACTCAAGATTCCAAAGAAGAAATATTATCACAAGCGAAGACATCTTTAAATGGCTAA
- a CDS encoding type II toxin-antitoxin system RelE/ParE family toxin, which produces MANYKLSNVAKEDLIRIYRYGVEQFGEKQADKYFNSFERIAQRPFSYESVDYIKSGYRKCVSGVDSIYFRVINESVEIMTIIGKHDLEKL; this is translated from the coding sequence ATGGCTAATTACAAGCTTAGCAATGTTGCAAAAGAAGATTTAATAAGAATATATCGCTATGGAGTGGAGCAATTTGGAGAGAAGCAAGCAGATAAATATTTCAACTCATTTGAAAGGATTGCACAAAGACCTTTTTCTTATGAATCAGTAGATTATATTAAATCAGGATATAGAAAATGTGTATCTGGTGTTGACAGTATATATTTTAGAGTAATAAATGAATCTGTAGAGATAATGACAATTATCGGAAAACATGATTTAGAGAAATTATAA
- a CDS encoding DUF3857 domain-containing protein, giving the protein MKALKSILLILTVFTLNAVGQNDPKMYKDYDWEKEPKLATISEENKEYEAVVLKDHRIIQHRITNNQANTYKTIHSLVHVNSDAGIEKHNRVYIPIRSSSEIIQLKVRSINTDGKITMLKKENIKELKNVKGIQNVKIFAIEGLEVGGEAEYIYTIKMPIVPYGSEKVQREIPVLDCSIKLYYPKTWTIKTKSYNGLSSSIEKKYDLPRVIKLNQKNIPAFVKEEYAYEDPLYMKFKHKLSSNGNSRTKFFTWNYYIDGMLNSFNAPKSEKVAMKYVKDIAAMNISEEEKIKALENKVKSTIRVAKGGGELLENPKSVVANGNGNYRGIIKLYMYCFDQLGIDNQLVMGSNRYEGRVDQRYASMDDITDLFFYFPKYEKFLLPDAYHMRYGPVHSGLMDSEALFIDYRNAERKLTKNFSKFDNLGFLSDSVNHIGVKASLDFSDDLSLPNVKMQNYSQGYRSFAFRSAFSNNEKSSEEKFIKEVILSAYENYEVKNWDIEGRDIELSSDPESYIKINVEYTTPELVERAGNEYLISIGKLIGKQSELYQEKERVHDIVMSTISNYHHEISLDIPAGYQLEGLESIKIDNKIVVEGKEVAYFKSDYTLEGNKLFITVDEVYKTYKFPHEVYDQFRKFINSAANFNKVTLVMTNKETDL; this is encoded by the coding sequence ATGAAAGCCTTAAAAAGTATCTTGCTCATACTGACTGTCTTTACGCTTAACGCTGTTGGACAAAACGACCCAAAAATGTATAAAGATTACGATTGGGAAAAAGAGCCTAAATTAGCTACTATTTCAGAAGAAAATAAAGAATATGAAGCTGTTGTTTTAAAAGATCATCGCATCATACAGCATCGTATTACTAATAATCAAGCGAATACCTACAAAACCATTCATAGCTTAGTGCATGTAAACTCTGATGCTGGCATTGAAAAACACAACAGAGTGTATATTCCTATTCGATCTTCATCAGAAATTATTCAGTTAAAAGTGAGGTCAATCAACACAGATGGCAAAATCACTATGTTGAAAAAAGAGAATATTAAAGAGCTTAAGAATGTGAAGGGCATTCAAAATGTAAAAATATTTGCCATAGAAGGACTTGAAGTGGGGGGTGAAGCTGAATATATTTACACGATTAAAATGCCTATTGTTCCTTATGGGAGCGAAAAAGTGCAAAGAGAAATTCCAGTTTTAGATTGTAGTATCAAATTGTACTACCCTAAAACGTGGACAATAAAAACGAAGTCTTACAATGGTTTATCCAGTAGTATTGAAAAGAAATACGACTTACCTAGAGTAATTAAACTTAATCAAAAAAATATCCCTGCCTTTGTTAAAGAAGAGTATGCCTATGAGGATCCTTTATATATGAAGTTTAAACATAAACTGAGCAGTAATGGAAATTCTAGAACTAAATTTTTTACATGGAACTACTACATCGATGGAATGTTGAACAGTTTTAACGCTCCAAAATCAGAAAAAGTAGCGATGAAATATGTAAAAGATATTGCTGCAATGAATATTTCTGAAGAAGAAAAAATTAAAGCATTAGAAAATAAGGTAAAATCAACTATTCGAGTTGCAAAAGGTGGAGGGGAACTTTTAGAAAACCCGAAATCAGTTGTAGCCAACGGTAATGGTAACTATAGAGGAATAATCAAATTATATATGTATTGCTTTGATCAATTAGGAATTGATAATCAGTTGGTCATGGGGAGTAATCGATATGAAGGTCGTGTAGATCAAAGATATGCTTCTATGGATGATATTACAGATCTCTTTTTCTACTTCCCAAAATATGAGAAATTCTTATTACCCGATGCTTATCATATGCGCTATGGTCCTGTTCATTCTGGTTTAATGGACTCTGAGGCATTGTTTATTGATTATAGAAATGCAGAAAGAAAACTGACTAAAAACTTCAGTAAGTTTGACAACTTAGGTTTTTTAAGTGATTCTGTGAATCATATTGGAGTGAAAGCAAGCCTTGATTTTTCTGATGATCTTTCACTTCCAAATGTAAAAATGCAAAACTATTCTCAAGGGTATAGATCATTTGCCTTCCGTTCTGCTTTTTCAAATAATGAAAAGTCATCTGAGGAAAAATTTATTAAGGAAGTCATCCTTTCTGCTTATGAAAATTATGAAGTAAAAAACTGGGATATCGAAGGAAGGGATATCGAACTTTCTAGTGATCCCGAAAGTTACATCAAAATAAATGTGGAGTATACTACTCCAGAATTAGTAGAGAGAGCTGGAAATGAATATTTGATCTCCATAGGTAAGTTGATTGGTAAACAATCAGAATTATATCAGGAAAAAGAAAGAGTACATGATATCGTTATGTCTACAATTTCAAACTATCACCATGAGATCTCTCTTGATATTCCAGCAGGTTATCAGTTAGAAGGATTAGAAAGTATCAAAATTGATAATAAGATAGTGGTAGAAGGAAAAGAAGTAGCCTATTTCAAATCAGATTATACCTTAGAAGGAAATAAGTTATTTATCACTGTAGATGAAGTGTACAAAACGTATAAATTCCCTCATGAAGTCTACGATCAGTTTAGAAAATTCATCAATTCAGCCGCTAACTTTAATAAAGTTACTTTAGTGATGACCAATAAAGAAACAGACTTATAA
- a CDS encoding MFS transporter, giving the protein MNNKLILPLIVISQFCCTSLWFAGNAVMSDLVATLQLNENAIGALTSVVQFGFIIGTLVFAIFTITDRFSPSKVFFICALLGSLFNLGIVYHGNTYTTLLLFRFLTGFFLAGIYPVGMKIAADYFEHGLGKSLSFLVGALVLGTAFPHALKVFTSGLPWDYVIVSTSVLALIGGLSIFFFVPDGPFRKSSSSFQFSAIFDIFKKEKFRSAAFGYFGHMWELYTFWAFVPLMIIAYNTIHQVEANTSLYAFLVIGIGSIACIIGGYISEKIGVKKTAQLVLLLSCTCCFISPLLFYQSSQFLFTVFLMLWGMFVIADSPLFSTLVAQNAPIELKGSALTIVNCIGFAITIVSIQLISLMQEIISIEYVFVLLSVGPLVGLYFLKEK; this is encoded by the coding sequence ATGAACAACAAACTTATTCTCCCTCTCATTGTCATTTCTCAATTCTGCTGCACTTCCTTATGGTTTGCAGGTAATGCCGTGATGAGTGATCTCGTGGCCACTTTACAATTGAATGAAAACGCTATTGGAGCACTTACCTCTGTCGTTCAATTTGGGTTTATCATAGGCACATTGGTATTCGCTATTTTTACCATCACCGATCGTTTCTCTCCTTCTAAAGTATTTTTTATTTGTGCACTGCTTGGAAGTCTGTTCAATCTAGGAATTGTCTACCATGGTAATACCTACACTACTCTTCTTCTTTTTCGATTTCTGACCGGTTTTTTCTTAGCGGGAATATATCCTGTAGGAATGAAAATAGCTGCCGATTATTTCGAACACGGCTTAGGTAAATCATTGTCTTTTTTGGTGGGAGCATTGGTATTAGGAACTGCTTTCCCACATGCGTTAAAAGTATTTACAAGTGGTCTCCCATGGGATTATGTGATAGTATCAACATCAGTTTTAGCTTTGATTGGTGGATTAAGTATTTTCTTTTTCGTACCTGATGGGCCATTTCGGAAGTCTTCAAGTTCTTTTCAGTTCAGTGCTATATTTGATATTTTCAAAAAAGAGAAATTTCGAAGTGCCGCCTTTGGATATTTCGGTCATATGTGGGAACTCTATACGTTCTGGGCATTTGTTCCTTTGATGATCATCGCTTACAATACTATACATCAAGTGGAAGCCAACACTTCTTTGTATGCTTTCTTGGTGATAGGAATTGGTAGTATCGCTTGCATCATTGGAGGTTATATTTCTGAAAAAATTGGTGTAAAAAAAACAGCCCAATTAGTGTTACTTTTGTCTTGCACTTGCTGTTTTATATCCCCACTTCTCTTTTATCAATCTTCACAATTTCTTTTTACTGTATTCTTAATGCTGTGGGGTATGTTTGTCATTGCCGACTCTCCACTTTTCTCTACTCTAGTCGCTCAGAATGCACCGATCGAATTAAAGGGATCTGCTTTAACCATTGTAAACTGTATCGGCTTTGCTATTACCATTGTGAGTATTCAATTGATTAGTCTGATGCAAGAAATTATATCTATTGAGTATGTTTTTGTTTTGTTGAGTGTTGGGCCTTTGGTTGGGCTTTATTTTTTGAAAGAAAAATAA
- a CDS encoding CatA-like O-acetyltransferase translates to MKPIFTTVSEDWKRKPYFDYYYYNIKTKYNINHHIDITDFKNEIKERGLKFFPSMLYVILKIINQSDEFRMGFNEKGKLGCWNYVNPVYTIFHEDDKTFSDMWSEYKPDFQGFYNEIINDIETYKEVREVKARGSQPVNFCPVSSIPWLSFESFSQETYCESTLLYPIIRMGKFYEKDAKVLLPISVFVNHAVADGYHTCKLINDIEEYGKAVSSWI, encoded by the coding sequence ATGAAACCAATTTTTACAACAGTCTCAGAAGACTGGAAGAGAAAACCGTATTTTGATTATTACTATTATAACATTAAGACGAAGTATAATATCAATCATCACATTGATATCACAGATTTCAAAAATGAAATAAAAGAAAGAGGACTTAAGTTTTTTCCATCAATGTTGTATGTCATACTCAAAATTATAAATCAATCTGATGAGTTTAGAATGGGGTTTAATGAGAAGGGAAAATTAGGATGTTGGAATTATGTTAATCCTGTTTATACAATCTTTCATGAAGACGATAAAACATTTTCGGATATGTGGAGTGAATACAAACCTGACTTCCAAGGTTTTTATAATGAAATAATTAATGATATTGAAACGTATAAAGAAGTTAGAGAAGTGAAAGCCAGAGGTTCCCAACCGGTTAACTTCTGTCCAGTATCTTCAATTCCTTGGTTAAGTTTTGAAAGTTTTAGTCAGGAAACATATTGCGAAAGTACACTTCTTTACCCCATTATTAGAATGGGTAAGTTTTATGAAAAAGATGCTAAAGTGCTTTTACCCATCTCTGTTTTTGTTAATCACGCAGTGGCAGATGGCTATCATACTTGTAAATTAATTAATGATATTGAAGAGTATGGAAAAGCAGTTTCTTCGTGGATTTAA